A window of the Hypomesus transpacificus isolate Combined female chromosome 22, fHypTra1, whole genome shotgun sequence genome harbors these coding sequences:
- the loxhd1b gene encoding lipoxygenase homology domain-containing protein 1, whose translation MPSKQKKESASEETEEVDDGVEEKKPKKKGKSASGARENSRRKHKSTEDPEGEESQEEEKKKKGESQDKVKEKKKKKKKRVGEDAEEEEEEEVIENEQNGCEENNNDTTSKSSGKPKNKKSEKLTEEGEVTEGASEDKKKKRKKKASPEAPQGEEDMGSKDKKSKDGGKKKKKSQDEEPLIDDDEEEEEEDSKKKKKKKKPKKGSADSDEDKDKKKKGKKSKVKQVDYAEIYQNELLTYQTDSDDGYEDEYHKKKVFEVVTVTGDVKGAGTDANVFVSLFGDFGVTPKVHLASKSRTAFEKNKTDVFRIKTHNVGPLKKIRIEHDNTGMSAGWFLDRVVVTDMNRPHLRFYFACNNWMSREEGDGLFVRDLLGSLNPMDVPKLNKYIVSVFTADMKGSGTDADVFLNIFGENGDTGERRLDSDKDNFERGTEDKFTIEAPNLGRLKKITIGHNNRGSSAGWFLDKVSVDDMGNKEVYEFPVNRWFAMDEDDGKIQRDVLVGATQPMPIVYNVQVMTGNVRGAGTNSKIHMIMHGSKGLRNSGKMFLEGGAFERGLIDIFNVEVAELISPLSRVTIGHDNGAVGAGWYCEKVTVYCAFTGLEQVFPCGKWLDEDEGDGLIERELYEMVSLRQKKQKKSPWSLWIWTSDVKGAGTDAQVFLQIYGENGKSDEMKLESNSDSFEQAQLDRFMVEMPDIGLMRKLRIWHEKRHPFAGWHLARATLMKTLTREKYSFTCGRWLDINEDDNEIIREMPAVGANIPEPLPLIKYRITICTGNVSGSGTDASVFLNVFGDLGDTGERLMFLSKNNVNKFEKGNADEFLIEAVTLGTVRRVRIGHDGRGGGCGWFLDKVMVREEGQPESLATVFPCFRWLDRNEDDGQIVRELVPAGEGLRLHNVSYHIAIKTGNINGASSDSKVFVKLYGEKGDTEKILVVVSDNDLSNYFETGQTDIFTVDTYDIGQINRLLIGHTNEGLRAGWFLDSVQIQVPVHGKQYMFPSHRWLCKDEADGKVEVEIYPSETLDIEQLINYEITVVTGDVRAAGTNANVLCQIYGEEGKTELITLKSRSNNFERGTTEIFKVEALDVGKIFKVRIGHDGSGIGDGWFLEMLDIKRLTMAMVMVEVKKEEKKEDKKDKKKKKKKVEEEEEVEMVEELQEVVEIFVFPCSRWLARDEEDGELVVELLPEDPGDLEENSYEVHVFTGTMWGAGTDANVYVNIYGEIGDTGERRLRKSNNLNKFEKGLEDVFSVPAIDLGVLKKLRIRHDNSGPNAAWFLDRVEIIDNKDDTTYYFPCKRWLAIDEDDGQIARELVPVDEAFMKKGDEDEEEDAGATLGLEQKAMSTTYTMRIKTGDKKYAGTDANVFTTLYGTKDDTGIIMMKASKTHKNKFEQGMVDEFTVEAVDIGTLKKLCIGHDNSGRGSSGWFLDWVEIDAPSLGQKLRFPCGRWLDKGEDDGAIVRDLFPAELQTVLYTPFVPYEIKVFTSDVFGAGTDADVTVVLYGRDGLCTQQKALCVNKRERRMYFERGAEDMFIVELEDVGDVIEKIRIAHDNRGVNGGWHLDRVEIRRLLRKGKGSETVIFPCERWLAKSEDDGETVRELVPSDIITETLKRDGTLKVNEVEVEDALETHTYNVSVMTGDTYGAGTDANVFLTIYGDLGDTGERKLSKSETNSNKFERGEVDKFTIEAVDLGQLYKIKIRHDNSMVSPDWYLDQVEVFDADTEEVFLFLCERWLSRKREDRRIVRQFYVKGYEGVREGLNSKKSPAPPVKSVDSNMNKKSKKKKEPEVTEELPIIPYHFTLSTGLDRDAGTASRAYVIIMGSGSTRTERLWLDLPEALGGFQAGSLEYFSSRGGDVGEIKKVELGHDGATPESCWLVDELSVAVPTKGVKYIFQCKCWLAKDRGDGLTARVFNVLDADSITISQKIIYEVTVVTGDVQNAGSDTQISMIVFGVNGTAEEIHLEKNEDRFERGQEDTFNLEIDDIAPLRKMRVRIDGTGSRPDWFLDQIITRNLTTEEVSVFSYGDWLSRTKGSKRTMVCEMAAVVDEEEMVELTTYTIQVKTSDVAGAGTDANVWLILFGENGDTGTLALKECSKSNKFERKQNDTFRFPDVFSLGELSKVRVWHDNSGPAPGWHLEYVDVRDETLDKTFRFPCDRWLAKNEDDGQLMRELPCANNDILDLNEKTKYEIVTTTADVDEAETKENVWIALEGKKGRSKEFVMENTSKKKRFLRGSVDKFEFSSKNLGDIASICLGHTPKDGKKVKGEAYWIVEEVVITEKELGNKFIFSCNAPIPLSPKRDEFLTFECSKAMESFASKARSLVPVKYEIIVITGDEKGAGTDANVFLTIYGSNGDSGQRPVRQKFRNLFERGQTDRFLLEMLDMGDLLRVKVEHDNSRLSPGWLLDRVEITNTANGVTTIFLCGKWLDTKRADGKIFRVLYPKY comes from the exons ATGCCGTCGAAGCAGAAAAAAGAGTCCGCATCGGAGGAAACCGAAGAGGTGGATGacggggtggaggagaagaagccAAAGAAGAAAGGGAAGAGCGCGTCGGGCGCCAGAGAAAACAGTCGGAGGAAACACAAGAGCACCGAGGACCCTGAGGGAGAGGAGTcccaggaggaagagaagaagaaaaagggagagtCCCAGGATAAggtgaaagagaagaagaagaagaagaaaaagagagttggagaggatgctgaggaggaggaggaggaggaagtgattgAGAATGAGCAGAACGGGTGCGAGGAGAACAATAATGACACCACCAGCAAAAGCAGCGGCAAACCCAAGAACAAGAAATCTGAGAAGCTCACGGAGGAGGGGGAAGTGACAGAGGGAGCAAGcgaggacaagaagaagaaaaggaagaagAAGGCGTCTCCGGAGGCcccacagggagaggaggacatgggTTCAAAGGACAAAAAGTCAAAAGACggggggaagaagaagaaaaa gtctCAGGACGAGGAGCCGTTAATAGACGACgacgaagaggaagaggaggaggactccaagaagaagaagaagaagaagaagcccaAGAAGGGGTCGGCCGACAGCGACGAAgacaaagacaagaagaagaaagggaagaAGTCCAAAGTGAAGCAGGTGGACTACGCAGAGATATACCAGAATGAGCTTCTGACCTACCAAACTGATTCCGATGACGGATATGAGGACGAGTACCACAAAAAGAAAG tgtttGAGGTGGTGACTGTCACTGGCGATGTGAAGGGGGCAGGGACAGACGCTAACGTGTTTGTGAGTCTCTTTGGAGACTTTGGTGTCACACCCAAGGTGCATCTGGCCAGCAA GAGCCGAACAGCGTTTGAGAAGAACAAGACCGACGTGTTCCGCATCAAAACACACAACGTGGGGCCCCTGAAGAAGATCAG GATCGAGCATGACAACACAGGGATGAGCGCCGGCTGGTTCCTGGACCGCGTGGTGGTGACCGACATGAACCGCCCCCACCTGCGCTTCTACTTTGCCTGCAACAACTGgatgagcagggaggagggagacggcCTGTTTGTCAGAGACCTGCTGGGCAGCCTCAACCCCATGGATGTCCCCAAAC TGAACAAGTACATCGTGAGCGTGTTCACAGCCGACATGAAGGGCAGCGGCACTGACGCCGACGTCTTCCTCAACATCTTCGGGGAAAACGGAGACACAG GAGAGAGACGGCTGGACAGCGACAAAGACAACTTTGAGCGAGGGACGGAGGACAAATTCACCATCGAGGCCCCTAACCTGGGAAGGCTGAAGAAGATCACCATCGGCCATAATAACAGAGGCTCGTCTGCAGGCTGGTTCCTGGATAAG GTCAGCGTCGATGACATGGGGAACAAGGAAGTGTATGAGTTCCCCGTCAACCGCTGGTTTGCCATGGATGAGGACGATGGGAAGATCCAGAGAGACGTGCTGGTGGGAGCCACGCAGCCCATGC CGATCGTGTACAACGTCCAGGTGATGACAGGCAATGTGAGGGGGGCGGGCACCAACTCTAAGATCCACATGATCATGCACGGCTCCAAGGGTCTGAGGAACAGTGGCAAGATGTTCCTGGAGGGCGGGGCCTTCGAGAGGGGCCTCATCGACATCTTCAACGTGGAGGTGGCTGAGCTGATCAGCCCCTTGAGCAGGGTCACCATCGGACACGACAACGGGGCCGTGGGAGCAGGCTGGTACTGCGAGAAG GTGACGGTGTATTGTGCCTTCACGGGTCTGGAGCAGGTGTTCCCCTGTGGGAAGTGGCTGGACGAGGACGAGGGGGACGGCCTGATCGAGAGAGAGCTCTACGAGATGGTCTCCCTCCGACAGAAGAAGCAGAAGA AATCCCCCTGGTCCCTGTGGATCTGGACGTCGGACGTGAAGGGCGCAGGGACAGACGCGCAGGTCTTCCTGCAGATCTACGGGGAGAACGGCAAGTCAGACGAGATGAAGTTGGAGAGCAACTCTGACAGCTTTGAGCAGGCCCAGCTGGACAGGttcatg GTGGAGATGCCGGACATAGGACTCATGAGGAAACTCCGTATATGGCACGAGAAGAGGCATCCGTTCGCTGGCTGGCATCTGGCGAGG GCCACTCTGATGAAGACCCTGACCAGGGAGAAGTACTCGTTCACCTGCGGCCGCTGGCTCGACATCAACGAGGACGACAACGAGATCATCAGAGAGATGCCGGCCGTGGGGGCCAACATTCCAGAACCTCTACCAT tgATAAAATACCGTATCACCATCTGCACGGGGAACGTGAGCGGGAGTGGCACGGACGCCAGCGTGTTCCTCAATGTGTTCGGGGACCTGGGAGACACGGGAGAGCGCCTCATGTTCCTCAGCAAGAACAACGTCAACAAGTTTGAGAAGGGCAAC GCTGATGAGTTCCTGATCGAGGCAGTGACGCTAGGCACGGTGAGGCGGGTCCGCATCGGCCATGATGGGCGGGGCGGGGGCTGTGGTTGGTTCCTGGACAAGGTGATGGTCAGGGAGGAGGGCCAACCGGAGTCCCTAGCCACTGTATTCCCCTGCTTCAG GTGGCTGGACCGGAACGAAGACGACGGGCAGATTGTCCGCGAGCTGGTGCCAGCAGGGGAGGGGCTGCGGCTTCACA ACGTGAGCTACCACATCGCCATCAAGACGGGGAACATCAACGGAGCCAGCTCTGACTCCAAGGTCTTTGTCAAGCTCTACGGGGAAAAGGGTGACACCGAGAAGATCCTGGTGGTCGTCTCCGACAACGACCTCAGTAACTACTTTGAGACGGGACAGACCGATATCTTCACCGTAGATACCTATGACATTGGACAA ATAAACCGGCTCCTCATTGGCCACACCAACGAGGGCCTGCGTGCTGGTTGGTTCCTGGACAGTGTCCAGATCCAGGTCCCGGTCCATGGCAAGCAGTACATGTTCCCCAGCCACCGCTGGCTCTGCAAAGACGAGGCCGACGGGAAGGTCGAGGTGGAGATCTACCCCAGCGAGACCCTGGACATCGAACAAC TGATTAACTACGAGATCACCGTGGTAACGGGGGACGTGCGGGCGGCGGGCACCAACGCCAACGTGCTGTGCCAGATCTACGGGGAGGAGGGCAAGACGGAACTCATCACTCTCAAGAGCCGCTCCAACAACTTTGAACGAGGGACCACGGAAATCTTCAAG GTGGAGGCCCTGGATGTGGGTAAGATCTTCAAGGTCCGCATCGGCCATGACGGCAGCGGCATCGGAGACGGCTGGTTCCTGGAGATGTTGGACATCAAGCGCCTGACGATGGccatggtgatggtggaggtgaagaaggaggagaagaaggaggacaagaaggacaagaagaagaagaaaaagaaggtggaggaggaggaggaggtggagatggtggaggagctgcaggaggtggtggagatctTCGTGTTCCCCTGCTCCCGCTGGCTGGCCAGGGATGAGGAGGACGGGGAGCTGGTGGTAGAGCTGCTGCCAGAGGACCCTGGGGatctggagg AGAACTCCTACGAGGTCCATGTGTTCACTGGGACCATGTGGGGGGCGGGAACCGACGCCAATGTTTACGTCAACATCTATGGGGAGATCGGAGACACGGGAGAGAGACGTCTCCGCAAGTCCAACAACCTGAACAAATTTGAGAAAGGACTG GAGGACGTGTTCTCTGTTCCGGCCATTGACCTGGgagttttgaaaaagctgaGGATTCGCCATGACAACAGCGGGCCCAACGCCGCCTGGttcctggacagggtggagaTAATCGACAATAAAGACGACACCAC GTACTACTTCCCCTGTAAGCGCTGGCTGGCCATCGACGAGGACGACGGACAGATCGCCCGCGAGCTGGTCCCCGTGGACGAGGCCTTCATGAAGAAGGgcgacgaggacgaggaggaggacgcaGGAGCCACACTGGGCCTGGAGCAGAAAg CCATGTCGACCACCTACACCATGAGGATCAAAACTGGGGATAAGAAGTATGCTGGGACAGACGCCAACGTGTTCACCACCCTGTATGGCACCAAAGATGACACAG gcaTCATTATGATGAAAGCCTCCAAGACTCACAAAAACAAGTTTGAGCAGGGCATGGTAGATGAGTTCACAGTGGAAGCTGTGGACATTGGGACCCTGAAGAAGCTCTGTATTGGGCATGACAACTCAGGT a GAGGATCCTCAGGCTGGTTCCTTGACTGGGTGGAGATCGACGCTCCGTCTCTGGGACAGAAGCTCCGCTTCCCCTGCGGCCGCTGGCTAGACAAGGGGGAGGACGACGGGGCTATAGTCAGAGACCTGTTCCCTGCAGAACTGCAGACTGTGCTCTACACTCCAT TCGTGCCTTACGAGATCAAGGTGTTTACGAGCGACGTGTTTGGCGCGGGGACGGACGCGGACGTGACCGTTGTTCTGTACGGCCGGGACGGCCTGTGCACGCAGCAGAAGGCCCTGTGCGtcaacaagagagagaggaggatgtacTTTGAGCGGGGGGCCGAGGACATGTTCATTGTCGAG TTGGAGGATGTGGGCGACGTCATCGAGAAGATCCGCATCGCCCATGACAACAGAGGTGTCAACGGAGGCTGGCACCTGGATCGAGTGGAGATCAGGAGATTGCTCCGAAAGGGAAag ggctcTGAGACGGTCATCTTCCCGTGCGAGCGTTGGCTGGCCAAGTCGGAGGACGACGGGGAGACGGTGAGGGAGCTGGTGccctctgacatcatcaccGAGACACTGAAGCGAGACGGGACCCTCAAGGTCAacgaggtggaggtggaggatgcACTGGAGA CTCATACCTATAACGTGTCTGTGATGACGGGGGACACGTACGGAGCAGGAACCGACGCCAACGTGTTCCTGACCATCTACGGAGACCTGGGCGACACGGGGGAGAGGAAGCTGAGCAAGTCTGAGACCAACAGCAACAAGTTTGAACGGGGAGAG gtGGACAAGTTCACCATAGAGGCGGTGGACCTGGGCCAGTTGTACAAGATCAAGATTCGCCACGACAACAGCATGGTGAGCCCCGATTGGTACCTGGACCAGGTGGAGGTGTTTGACGCGGACACGGAGGAggtcttcctgttcctgtgtgaGCGCTGGCTGTcgaggaagagggaggacaggCGCATTGTGAGGCAGTTCTACGTCAAG ggTTAtgaaggggtgagagagggtctGAACAGTAAGAAGAGCCCCGCCCCTCCTGTGAAGAGCGTCGACAGCAACATGAACAAGAAGAGCAAAAAGAAGAAGGAGCCGGAAGTTACTGAGGAGCTCCCGA tcATCCCCTACCACTTCACCTTGTCCACAGGGCTGGACCGTGACGCCGGCACCGCCAGCAGGGCCTACGTCATCATCATGGGCTCGGGCAGCACCAGGACAGAGCGCCTGTGGCTGGACCTCCCGGAGGCCTTAGGGGGATTCCAGGCAGGCTCCCTGGAGTACTTCAGCTCCCGCGGAGGGGATGTGGGGGAGATCAAGAAGGTGGAG CTAGGGCACGATGGGGCCACTCCTGAGAGCTGCTGGCTGGTTGACGAGCTTTCTGTTGCCGTGCCAACCAAAGGGgtcaaatacattttccagTGCAAGTGCTGGTTAGCCAAAGACAGGGGCGATGGGCTGACCGCAAGGGTCTTCAATGTGTTGGATGCAGACAGCATCACCATCTCCCAGAAG ATCATCTATGAAGTGACCGTGGTGACGGGCGACGTTCAGAACGCAGGGAGCGACACCCAGATCTCCATGATCGTGTTTGGAGTCAACGGCACGGCAGAGGAGATCCACCTGGAGAAGAACGAggacag GTTTGAGCGTGGGCAGGAGGACACCTTCAACCTGGAGATCGATGACATCGCTCCCCTGAGGAAGATGAGGGTCCGTATCGATGGGACGGGCAGCCGACCAGACTGGTTCTTGGATCAG ATCATCACTCGTAACCTGACGACAGAGGAAGTGTCGGTGTTCAGCTACGGCGACTGGCTGTCCAGGACCAAAGGCTCGAAAAGGACCATGGTGTGTGAGATGGCCGCGGTGGTGGacgaggaggagatggtggagctGACCACCTACACCATCCAGGTCAAGACCAGCGACGTGGCAG GGGCAGGGACCGACGCCAACGTGTGGCTCATCCTTTTCGGGGAGAACGGAGACACGGGCACGCTGGCCTTGAAGGAATGCAGCAAGTCCAACAAGTTTGAGAGGAAGCAGAACGACACGTTCCGGTTTCCCGACGTCTTCAGCCTGGGAGAACTCTCCAAAGTCCGGGTGTGGCACGACAACTCAG GCCCCGCTCCCGGCTGGCACCTGGAGTACGTGGACGTGAGGGACGAGACCCTGGACAAGACCTTCCGCTTCCCCTGCGACCGCTGGCTGGCCAAGAATGAGGACGACGGGCAGCTCATGAGGGAGCTGCCGTGCGCCAACAACGACATCCTGGACCTGAACGAGAAGACCA AATATGAAATTGTGACCACGACGGCAGATGTGGACGAGGCAGAAACCAAAGAGAATGTCTGGATTGCACTCGAGGGAAAGAAAGGGCGATCAAAAGAATTTGTGATGGAGAACACTTCAAAGAAGAAGCGCTTTCTGCG GGGAAGTGTGGACAAGTTTGAGTTCTCCTCCAAGAACCTGGGTGACATCGCCAGCATCTGTCTTGGACATACGCCCAAGGACGGGAAGAAAGTGAAAGGCGAGGCCTACTGGATTGTGGAGGAGGTTGTCATCACAGAGAAGGAGCTGGGCAACAA GTTCATCTTCAGCTGCAACGCCCcgatccccctctcccccaagcGGGACGAGTTCCTCACCTTTGAGTGCAGCAAGGCCATGGAGAGCTTCGCAAGCAAGGCCCGCAGCCTTGTCCCTGTCAAGTAT